Proteins from one Lonchura striata isolate bLonStr1 chromosome 6, bLonStr1.mat, whole genome shotgun sequence genomic window:
- the LOC110469798 gene encoding inverted formin-2, which yields MSAKKEGAHKKWAALKEKLGPQETDQSEANLENAEPELCIRLLQMPSVVNYSGLRKRLENSDDAWMVQFLELSGLDLLLEALDRLSGRGVARISDALLQLTCISCVRAVMNSHKGIEYIVSNEGYVRKLFQALDTTNVMVKKQIFELLAALCIYSSDGHSLALDALDHYKSVKNQQYRFSIIMNELSNTDNVPYMVTLLSAINAIILGKEELRTRTQIRNEFIGLQLLDVLDKLR from the exons ATGTCAGCCAAAAAGGAAGGTGCCCACAAGAAGTGGGCTGCCCTGAAGGAGAAACTCGGACCCCAGGAGACCGACCAGTCAGAGGCCAACCTGGAAAatgcagagccagagctgtgcaTCCGCCTCCTGCAAATGCCCTCAGTGGTGAACTACTCTGGGCTGAGGAAGAGGCTGGAGAACAGCGACGATGCCTGGATGGTTCAGTTCCTGGAGCTGTCCGGGCTGGATCTCCTCCTGgaggccctggacaggctgtcGGGGCGAGGAGTGGCCAGGATATCTGATGCCTTGCTTCAGCTCACCTGCATTAGCTGTGTGCGAGCGGTCATGAACTCCCACAAAGGCATAGAATACATTGTGAGCAACGAGGGCTACGTCAGAAAACTCTTCCAAG CACTTGACACAACTAATGTCATGgtcaaaaagcaaatatttgagCTCCTGGCTGCACTGTGCATTTACTCATCAGATGGCCACTCTTTGGCTCTGGATGCTTTGGACCATTACAAG AGTGTGAAGAACCAGCAGTATCGATTCAGCATCATAATGAACGAGCTGTCCAACACAGACAACGTGCCATAcatggtgacactgctgagTGCTATCAATGCCATCATCCTGGGGAAAGAAGAGCTGAGAACGAGGACACAAATCAGGAATGAGTTCATAG GGCTTCAGCTGTTGGATGTTTTAGACAAGCTAAGGTAA